The DNA region GGTCGCCCACGGTGGCCGTCCCGGTGGGCTCGAACATCAGGATCGCCGCGCCGCCGGGCGCCGAGGGCCGGTGCTCGGCGCCGCGCGGCACGGTGAACACCGCGCCCGCCGGCAGCTCCACCGTGCGCTCGCCGCCGTCCGGCTCGCGCAGCGCGATGCGCAGCTCGCCGTCCAGCACCAGGAAGAACTCGTCGGTGTCGTCGTGGGCGTGCCACACGTGCTCGCCCTCCACCTTGGCGATCCGCACGTCGTAGTCGTTCACGCGGGTGACGATGCGGGGGCTCCACAGGGCGTCGAAGGAGGCCAGGGCGGCGTGGAGGGAGACGGGCTCGCGCCGCGCGCCGCCCGCGCCGGCGTTCGCTGCGGGGCGGGGTCCCGCGTCCCCTTCGGCGCGCGTGTCCGCGTCCGCCGCTGCGCCGGGGCTTTTTCCCACGCTCGCCGCGGCGCCCGGGCCCTTTCCCGCGCTCGCCCGTGCGTCCTGGCCGATGGTTTCGTGCGCGTGCGCGCGGTCGGTTTCGTGCGCGTGAGCGCGGTGTCCGGTGTCCATGACGCGATCCTCCGTGGTGGACGGGTCCCGCGGTGAGTGCTAGGAATCGCATATGGCGCAAGAATCCTCGCACGCCGCATCCGGGCCGCCGCCGCACCGGGTCGCGGTGATCGTCGACGAGAACTCCAACCCCTTCGAACTCGGCTGCGCCACCGAGGTGTTCGGCCTGCGCCGTCCCGAGATCGGCCGCGAGCTGTACGACTTCCGGCTGTGCTCGCCGGAGCCGCGCACCACGATGCGCGAC from Actinacidiphila sp. DG2A-62 includes:
- a CDS encoding cupin domain-containing protein, with amino-acid sequence MASFDALWSPRIVTRVNDYDVRIAKVEGEHVWHAHDDTDEFFLVLDGELRIALREPDGGERTVELPAGAVFTVPRGAEHRPSAPGGAAILMFEPTGTATVGDRHDEVPAHVDATTGHALDL